A genomic stretch from Pseudomonas alkylphenolica includes:
- a CDS encoding glycosyltransferase family 2 protein, producing the protein MRKLNIVLLAGGDSASVKAESQYPDYLSERDGIPLIQHLVEKCLELDPARIVCMLSKADVTKYHLRNMLQQMSPVASVHAVPALTMGAACTALLAAESIDNDDELLILNCNELLDVSLRDVVGGFRNDQCDAGVVIFKSLHPRYSFARLNTEGYVVEAAEKNPISNHAVAGLYWFDKGAMFVEAVKEMIRKDARVNDAFYIAPALNEMVLLHRKIGTHRVELNQYHPLKNPHQLMAFESVGAQ; encoded by the coding sequence ATGCGCAAATTGAATATCGTACTGCTTGCTGGTGGCGACAGTGCTTCGGTCAAAGCCGAGAGCCAGTATCCAGACTACCTGTCTGAACGCGACGGCATTCCACTGATCCAGCACCTGGTGGAAAAATGCCTGGAGTTGGACCCGGCGCGCATCGTCTGCATGCTGTCCAAAGCCGATGTCACCAAGTACCACCTGCGCAATATGCTGCAGCAGATGAGCCCGGTGGCCAGCGTTCACGCTGTGCCAGCGCTGACCATGGGCGCTGCATGTACTGCACTGTTGGCCGCCGAGAGCATCGATAACGATGACGAGTTGCTGATCCTCAACTGCAATGAGCTGCTGGATGTTTCCCTGCGCGATGTGGTTGGCGGCTTCCGCAACGACCAGTGCGATGCCGGTGTGGTGATTTTCAAATCGTTGCATCCGCGCTACTCCTTTGCGCGCCTGAACACGGAAGGTTACGTGGTAGAGGCAGCGGAGAAGAACCCGATCAGCAACCACGCTGTGGCCGGTCTGTACTGGTTCGACAAGGGCGCTATGTTTGTCGAGGCGGTCAAGGAGATGATCCGCAAGGACGCCAGGGTCAACGATGCGTTTTACATCGCCCCAGCACTCAACGAAATGGTGTTGCTGCACAGGAAGATCGGTACGCACCGGGTGGAACTGAACCAGTACCATCCGTTGAAGAACCCACATCAGCTCATGGCCTTTGAAAGCGTAGGTGCTCAATGA
- a CDS encoding HAD family hydrolase — MIKAVIFDMDGVLIEAKDWHYEALNKSLRLFGHTISRHDHLTTYDGLPTSRKLDMLSVERDLPFELHNFINEMKQAYTMEIVYAQCKPTFVHQYALSSLKNLGYKLAVASNSIRNTVEVMMEKARLDQYLDLKLSNEDVEHAKPAPDIYTKAIRSFGLSPDECLVVEDNENGIRAARASGAHVLVVESVEDVNLENITRRIQEINAQRQQRQEA; from the coding sequence ATGATTAAAGCTGTAATTTTCGACATGGATGGCGTGTTGATCGAAGCGAAGGATTGGCACTACGAGGCGCTGAACAAGTCGCTGAGATTGTTCGGCCACACCATCAGCCGACACGATCACCTGACTACCTACGACGGTCTGCCCACGTCGCGCAAATTGGACATGCTCAGTGTCGAACGCGACCTGCCGTTCGAACTGCACAACTTCATCAATGAGATGAAGCAGGCGTACACGATGGAAATCGTCTACGCACAATGCAAGCCGACCTTCGTTCACCAGTACGCGCTGTCGTCGCTGAAAAACCTCGGTTACAAGCTCGCAGTGGCTTCAAACTCAATCCGTAATACCGTCGAAGTGATGATGGAAAAAGCTCGTCTGGATCAGTATCTGGACTTGAAGCTGTCCAACGAGGACGTTGAGCACGCTAAGCCGGCTCCGGACATTTACACCAAAGCCATCCGTTCTTTCGGCCTGTCGCCTGATGAGTGCCTGGTCGTTGAAGACAACGAGAACGGCATTCGCGCGGCTCGCGCTTCCGGCGCCCATGTACTGGTAGTGGAGAGCGTCGAGGACGTGAACCTGGAAAACATCACCCGCCGTATCCAAGAAATTAACGCCCAGCGTCAGCAACGGCAGGAGGCCTGA
- a CDS encoding cupin domain-containing protein, whose product MNTANLKDMVKGWFVGGFTPTAFSTQACEVAVKPYQAGDAEAAHYHKIATEVTLVLSGEVEMCGKTWGAGEIIVLEPGDITSFKALSDAVTVVVKVPGALNDKYLVEA is encoded by the coding sequence ATGAACACCGCCAACCTGAAAGACATGGTCAAGGGCTGGTTCGTCGGGGGGTTCACACCTACCGCGTTCAGCACGCAAGCTTGTGAAGTTGCCGTCAAGCCGTATCAGGCGGGCGACGCCGAAGCTGCGCACTATCACAAGATCGCCACTGAGGTGACGCTGGTGTTGTCCGGTGAAGTCGAAATGTGCGGGAAAACATGGGGCGCAGGGGAAATCATCGTGCTGGAACCAGGCGATATCACCTCCTTCAAGGCGCTTTCTGATGCAGTGACCGTTGTGGTCAAGGTTCCCGGCGCTCTGAACGACAAGTACCTCGTAGAAGCATGA
- a CDS encoding phosphodiesterase: MQIISHRGYWLEKPERNQKIAFERSFDLGFGTETDVRDVAGRLVISHDMPDGSEMSLSDLLKIMAGRNLPLAMNIKADGLLASLQAEFEHHGHSNWFAFDMAVPDMRSYLASDVCTYTRLSEVESVPAWLNEADGIWLDSFGAEWYSSDQLAELLQQDKQVCVVSSELHSRDHLPLWRLLGDFQGAANLTLCTDLPEAARSFFKE, encoded by the coding sequence TAAGTCATCGCGGGTACTGGCTGGAGAAGCCAGAACGTAACCAGAAAATTGCCTTCGAACGTTCTTTCGACCTGGGTTTCGGCACTGAGACCGATGTCCGCGACGTTGCCGGACGTTTGGTGATTTCCCATGACATGCCCGACGGCAGCGAGATGTCCTTGAGCGACCTGCTGAAGATCATGGCCGGCCGCAATTTGCCTCTGGCCATGAATATCAAAGCGGATGGTTTGCTCGCTTCGCTCCAAGCAGAATTCGAACACCATGGGCACAGCAACTGGTTCGCGTTCGACATGGCTGTGCCGGACATGCGCAGCTACCTGGCCAGCGACGTCTGCACCTACACCCGCCTGAGTGAGGTGGAGTCCGTACCTGCCTGGCTGAACGAGGCGGACGGTATCTGGCTAGATAGCTTCGGTGCCGAGTGGTACTCGTCGGACCAACTGGCTGAACTACTGCAGCAGGACAAGCAGGTCTGTGTGGTCTCCTCGGAGCTGCACAGCCGTGATCACCTGCCCCTATGGCGCTTGCTCGGCGACTTCCAGGGCGCCGCCAACCTGACCTTGTGCACCGATCTGCCCGAGGCTGCTCGATCTTTCTTCAAGGAATGA